One Polynucleobacter sp. MWH-Spelu-300-X4 genomic window carries:
- a CDS encoding hemin-degrading factor, whose product MCATVNDIRKSFVGLRVEKKLRHKEIADFLQLTEAELIDAHVGVSKLDVVRSSPNLAKAIRLKKSWPEIIKLTEGLGEVMALTRNPYAVHEKIGKYENVSLQGDIGLVVGNGIDLRLFYRQWEFAYIFEEGKQETLQKSLQFFDEYGQAIHKIFLLPESRHTHLDHVVHQMADSNQDPGIFIHSKRDEPLQNEVKLKDSDLAAFKSDWVALQDTHDFFNILKKYQINRLEALTLIGDDYAQKLEANSVKFLLESAGHLDVPLTIYVGNRGAVQIYSGLIKNVMGTKDWLNIFDPAFNFHLKISELPSVWLVRKPSKDGVITSLEILDAAGEVIAMIFGERILGKSESADWRSLLESCKDGEMAIAG is encoded by the coding sequence ATGTGCGCTACCGTTAATGACATTAGAAAAAGTTTTGTTGGCTTAAGAGTAGAAAAGAAATTAAGGCATAAAGAAATTGCCGATTTTTTACAGTTAACTGAGGCGGAATTAATTGACGCTCATGTAGGCGTCAGCAAATTAGACGTCGTTAGATCATCGCCTAATTTGGCAAAAGCTATTCGCTTAAAGAAAAGTTGGCCGGAAATTATTAAATTGACGGAAGGGCTTGGTGAGGTCATGGCCCTCACGCGCAATCCCTATGCAGTTCATGAAAAAATTGGCAAATATGAAAATGTCAGTCTTCAAGGTGATATTGGCTTAGTTGTGGGTAACGGCATTGATTTAAGGTTGTTTTACAGACAATGGGAGTTTGCCTATATTTTTGAGGAAGGTAAGCAAGAAACACTGCAAAAGAGCCTTCAGTTTTTTGATGAATATGGGCAAGCTATTCATAAAATATTTTTATTGCCTGAAAGTCGTCATACGCACTTAGATCATGTGGTGCATCAAATGGCAGATTCCAACCAAGATCCAGGTATCTTTATTCATAGTAAGCGAGATGAGCCATTACAAAATGAGGTTAAATTAAAAGACTCTGATTTGGCCGCTTTTAAATCTGATTGGGTAGCGTTGCAAGATACGCATGATTTTTTTAATATCCTTAAGAAGTATCAGATAAATAGATTGGAGGCCCTTACCTTGATTGGTGATGATTATGCGCAGAAGCTAGAAGCGAACTCTGTTAAATTTTTATTGGAGTCGGCTGGACATTTAGACGTACCTCTGACTATTTATGTGGGTAATCGGGGTGCTGTGCAAATTTATTCAGGATTAATCAAGAATGTGATGGGTACCAAGGATTGGTTAAATATTTTTGATCCTGCATTTAACTTCCATTTAAAAATCAGTGAGCTTCCTTCGGTTTGGTTGGTGCGTAAGCCAAGTAAAGATGGTGTGATTACTTCTTTGGAGATTTTGGATGCTGCTGGGGAAGTAATTGCTATGATTTTTGGTGAGCGTATTTTGGGTAAATCTGAGTCAGCAGACTGGAGGAGCTTACTGGAGTCTTGTAAAGATGGTGAAATGGCGATCGCTGGATAA
- a CDS encoding 50S ribosomal protein L11 methyltransferase: MTIHAPLHESDHPLLTWDEGETTHSCRWRSEKGSPPPKKLIIADDTLTADEAYRLACEGTGIIWRGDFQNAKQLLQALTRRAEKPSKKSVRKKPAKRTPEEGLIPLAKPMSEIFHLHRQAQSQKSRTLGMLLIQFNPDHSIPLRRAPDVTQACLAVYGKVTEPYVTSLRDLLGFIGSLEWRKNGMAIPALKDMGDGHIHPHYGVFAPVRSEYLGLLEKAPLPAETTNNSLAFDIGTGTGVLAAVLAKRGIQKIIATDQDERAIECATENIEGLGIKKNIKLIKTNLFPEGKAPLIVCNPPWIPARPSSPIEYAVYDPDSQMLKGFLAGLKDHLSTNGEGWLILSDLAEHLGLRTKAELLSWIEASGLKVIERLDIRPTHKKALDQTDPLYRARAAEVTSLWRLTVAN, translated from the coding sequence ATGACCATTCACGCACCACTTCACGAATCTGATCACCCCCTCCTTACTTGGGATGAAGGTGAAACCACCCACTCTTGCCGCTGGCGCTCTGAAAAAGGCTCGCCACCTCCCAAGAAACTTATCATCGCCGATGACACACTCACAGCGGATGAAGCCTACCGCTTAGCATGCGAGGGTACCGGCATTATCTGGCGTGGCGATTTCCAAAATGCAAAACAACTACTACAGGCGCTTACACGTCGGGCAGAGAAACCATCCAAAAAAAGCGTCCGCAAAAAACCCGCTAAACGAACGCCTGAAGAAGGTTTAATCCCTTTAGCAAAACCGATGTCTGAAATCTTTCACTTACATCGACAAGCGCAATCCCAAAAAAGTCGCACATTAGGTATGTTGTTGATTCAATTTAATCCCGATCACAGCATCCCTCTAAGAAGAGCTCCTGATGTAACGCAAGCGTGCCTTGCCGTTTATGGCAAAGTGACAGAACCCTATGTGACGTCATTGCGAGATTTGCTTGGTTTCATTGGTTCATTAGAATGGCGCAAAAATGGTATGGCTATTCCAGCGCTTAAAGACATGGGCGATGGACACATTCACCCACATTACGGCGTATTTGCTCCAGTGCGCTCGGAATATCTTGGTTTATTAGAAAAAGCGCCACTACCAGCTGAAACGACAAATAACTCCCTCGCTTTTGATATTGGTACAGGAACAGGTGTTTTAGCAGCGGTTTTAGCTAAACGTGGCATTCAAAAAATTATTGCTACCGACCAAGATGAGCGCGCTATTGAATGCGCGACAGAAAACATCGAAGGTCTAGGCATTAAAAAGAATATCAAACTGATTAAAACAAACCTATTCCCAGAAGGTAAAGCCCCGTTAATTGTTTGCAATCCTCCTTGGATTCCCGCACGACCAAGCTCGCCTATTGAATACGCCGTGTATGACCCAGACAGTCAAATGCTAAAAGGATTTTTAGCTGGACTTAAAGACCATCTCTCCACCAACGGCGAAGGTTGGTTAATTTTGTCTGATTTAGCGGAGCACTTAGGATTAAGAACAAAAGCCGAACTGCTTTCATGGATAGAAGCAAGTGGCCTCAAAGTAATTGAACGACTAGATATAAGGCCTACCCATAAAAAAGCGCTTGATCAAACCGATCCTCTTTATAGAGCAAGGGCAGCAGAGGTTACCTCTTTATGGAGATTAACTGTAGCTAATTAA
- the mnmH gene encoding tRNA 2-selenouridine(34) synthase MnmH, giving the protein MKSSGIAKAHQITEFTDIIDVRTPAEFAEDHIPGAINFPVLSNEERVQVGTLYHQSPFEGKKLGAALIAKNIAAHIQEHFIHQPKEWKPLIYCWRGGKRSGSMTHIMRQIGWNAYILDGGYKAYRRNVVKELTDLSPQFQYLVVTGQTGSGKSKVLEALAEQGAQVLDLESIANHKGSVLGNIPNSPQPTQKNFESQLLSVLKNLNQEQVVFIEAESRKIGSLHVPDALLEKMRASPCLKIEASLSARVKFLQKDYAYFLEDPEELKKTIDFLKELHGKETLQYWKELIDQKNWATLVEQLLEKHYDALYRRSQNSNYVNYDQAPNYYTADLSAKGIQMLATEILKGQTSSS; this is encoded by the coding sequence ATGAAATCTAGCGGCATCGCCAAAGCACATCAAATTACTGAATTTACCGACATCATTGATGTGCGCACGCCGGCTGAATTTGCGGAAGACCATATTCCGGGTGCGATTAACTTCCCCGTTCTATCTAATGAAGAACGTGTGCAGGTTGGCACGCTGTATCACCAATCCCCTTTTGAAGGAAAAAAATTAGGGGCGGCGCTGATTGCTAAAAATATCGCCGCGCATATTCAAGAACACTTTATTCATCAACCCAAAGAATGGAAGCCTCTCATTTATTGCTGGAGAGGCGGCAAACGTAGCGGATCGATGACTCACATCATGCGTCAGATTGGATGGAACGCATACATCTTAGACGGTGGCTATAAGGCGTATCGTAGAAATGTCGTCAAAGAACTGACTGATCTATCACCACAATTCCAATACCTTGTCGTCACTGGGCAAACTGGCAGCGGCAAAAGTAAGGTGCTTGAAGCGCTCGCAGAACAGGGAGCTCAAGTGTTGGATTTGGAAAGTATCGCCAATCACAAAGGGTCCGTTTTAGGAAACATCCCCAACTCACCCCAACCAACTCAAAAAAACTTTGAAAGCCAATTGCTCTCAGTATTAAAAAATTTAAATCAGGAACAAGTTGTTTTTATTGAAGCTGAAAGCAGAAAAATTGGCTCACTTCATGTACCTGACGCCTTGCTGGAAAAAATGCGCGCCAGTCCTTGCTTAAAAATCGAGGCAAGCTTATCTGCACGAGTTAAATTCCTACAAAAAGATTATGCTTATTTTTTAGAAGATCCAGAAGAGCTTAAAAAAACAATTGATTTTCTAAAAGAGCTACATGGCAAAGAAACTTTGCAATACTGGAAAGAATTAATTGATCAAAAAAACTGGGCAACTTTAGTTGAGCAGTTGCTTGAGAAGCATTACGACGCCCTTTACCGCCGTTCACAAAATTCAAATTACGTGAACTACGATCAAGCTCCCAACTATTACACCGCGGATTTATCCGCCAAAGGCATCCAGATGTTAGCCACAGAAATCTTAAAGGGACAAACTTCGTCATCATGA
- a CDS encoding HAD-IA family hydrolase, producing MSSFSTNAATPLYKGVFFDLDGTLADTAPDLVAAANLLRTSRSLEPLAYELLRPKASAGARGLIEGAFGYTQDHPDFTQLRDEFLSNYEKAICVESKLFEGMDELLRELEQNQVIWGIVTNKFERFTFPLLASMQLDQRSKAIIGGDTTGFSKPHPAPVLKAAEINNLDPKVCLYVGDDLRDIEAGKAAGMTTVAASYGYCGCDEPIEDWGADFIIHHPLELRQIVFK from the coding sequence ATGTCATCTTTCAGCACAAATGCAGCAACACCCTTATACAAGGGTGTTTTTTTTGATTTAGATGGCACTTTGGCTGATACAGCTCCTGATTTGGTCGCTGCAGCTAATTTATTAAGAACCTCCCGATCACTAGAACCCTTGGCATATGAATTATTAAGACCGAAGGCTTCTGCTGGAGCTCGCGGCTTAATTGAGGGTGCCTTTGGTTACACGCAAGACCATCCGGATTTCACACAATTAAGGGATGAGTTTCTAAGCAATTATGAAAAAGCTATCTGTGTTGAAAGTAAATTATTTGAAGGCATGGATGAGTTACTGCGTGAACTAGAACAAAACCAAGTTATTTGGGGCATTGTGACGAATAAGTTTGAGCGTTTCACCTTCCCTCTATTGGCAAGCATGCAACTCGATCAACGCAGCAAAGCCATCATTGGCGGTGATACCACCGGATTTTCCAAACCGCACCCGGCACCCGTTTTAAAAGCCGCAGAGATCAACAACCTAGACCCCAAAGTTTGCTTATACGTAGGCGATGATTTAAGAGATATCGAAGCAGGCAAAGCTGCCGGCATGACCACAGTAGCAGCTTCATATGGCTACTGCGGGTGTGACGAGCCTATTGAAGACTGGGGCGCAGACTTCATCATTCACCATCCGCTTGAATTACGCCAGATCGTTTTCAAATAA
- the ubiG gene encoding bifunctional 2-polyprenyl-6-hydroxyphenol methylase/3-demethylubiquinol 3-O-methyltransferase UbiG produces the protein MNADQTEIDKFSSLAHHWWDPTSEFKPLHAINPLRLDWIQKHTEIQGKKVLDVGCGGGILTESLAKIGAHAKGIDLSEKALKVADLHSLETGIAVQYEYISAEDLASKETGQYDVVTCMEMLEHVPDPQSIIKACSALAKPGGKVFFSTLNRNPKSYLLAVIGAEYILRMLPKGTHDYKKFIKPSELNGFLQDAGLEMNEIIGLTYNPITEVYALGRDTDVNYLVATTKK, from the coding sequence ATGAACGCAGATCAAACAGAAATCGACAAATTCAGTTCGTTGGCCCACCACTGGTGGGACCCTACCAGTGAATTCAAGCCCCTACATGCCATCAACCCATTAAGACTAGATTGGATCCAAAAGCATACTGAGATTCAAGGCAAAAAGGTCCTTGATGTTGGATGCGGCGGCGGCATTTTGACAGAGTCACTAGCAAAAATTGGCGCCCATGCCAAAGGGATTGATTTATCTGAAAAAGCCCTAAAAGTGGCTGATTTACACAGTTTGGAGACTGGTATAGCCGTTCAATATGAATATATCAGCGCTGAAGACCTCGCCAGTAAAGAAACAGGTCAATACGATGTAGTGACATGTATGGAGATGCTTGAGCATGTACCAGACCCACAATCCATCATCAAAGCCTGTTCAGCATTAGCCAAACCAGGCGGCAAAGTATTCTTTAGTACGCTCAATCGCAACCCCAAATCCTATTTATTAGCTGTTATTGGCGCTGAATATATTTTGCGCATGCTCCCTAAGGGGACTCATGACTACAAAAAATTCATCAAACCTTCAGAGCTCAATGGATTTTTACAAGACGCGGGGCTGGAAATGAATGAAATCATCGGCCTAACCTACAATCCAATAACTGAAGTGTATGCCCTAGGCAGAGATACTGATGTTAACTATCTTGTTGCCACCACCAAAAAATAA
- the ompA gene encoding outer membrane protein OmpA encodes MKKLLQLIAIAGIAISASAFAQKANDNWVNSTGIVWKNGTNELCWRNANWTPATAAPGCDGALAGTAAPAVSSKVTYNADALFDFDKSVLKPEAKASLDSLIGKIKNLTLEVVIAVGHTDAIGTVAYNQKLSVRRANAVKKYLVSKGIEANRVYVEGKGKSQPVADNKTKEGRAKNRRVEIEVVGTRQN; translated from the coding sequence ATGAAAAAACTACTACAACTAATCGCCATCGCTGGTATCGCTATCAGTGCTTCTGCTTTCGCTCAAAAAGCAAACGATAACTGGGTTAACAGCACAGGTATCGTATGGAAAAACGGCACAAACGAATTATGCTGGCGCAATGCTAACTGGACTCCAGCCACTGCTGCTCCAGGTTGTGACGGCGCACTTGCAGGCACAGCAGCTCCTGCTGTTAGCTCAAAAGTAACTTACAACGCTGATGCATTGTTCGATTTTGACAAGTCAGTATTGAAGCCTGAAGCTAAAGCTAGCTTGGATAGCTTGATTGGCAAAATCAAGAACTTGACACTAGAAGTTGTGATCGCTGTAGGTCACACAGATGCTATTGGCACAGTTGCTTATAACCAAAAATTATCTGTTCGCCGTGCGAATGCAGTTAAAAAGTACTTAGTAAGCAAGGGTATCGAAGCCAACCGTGTTTATGTTGAAGGTAAAGGCAAATCACAGCCTGTTGCTGATAACAAGACAAAAGAAGGTCGCGCTAAGAACCGTCGCGTAGAGATCGAAGTAGTTGGAACACGTCAGAACTAA
- the gyrA gene encoding DNA gyrase subunit A encodes MEITQNNAAKETLPISLEDEMRRSYLDYAMSVIVGRALPDVRDGLKPVHRRVLFAMHELNNDWNRAYKKSARIVGDVIGKYHPHGDSAVYDTIVRMAQDFSLRYMLVDGQGNFGSVDGDNAAAMRYTEIRLAKIAHQLLDDLDKETVDFGPNYDGSEKEPLILPAKIPNLLINGSSGIAVGMATNIPPHNLDEVVSGCLHLLSHPDCTIDDLMEIIPAPDFPTAGIIYGISGVKDGYRTGRGRVVMRAKTHFEDMDRGSRQAIIVDELPYQVNKKTLLERIAELITEKKVEGISDIRDESDKSGMRVVIELKRGEVPEVVLNNLYKFTQLQDTFGMNMVALVDNQPRLLNLKQMLECFLSHRREVVTRRTVFELRKARDRGHVLEGLAVALANIDEFIKIIKAAPTPPEAKKELLLRSWDSSVVREMLSRAEKDAPGGRNSFRPEDLDPTIGMQEDGLYRLSDSQAQEILQMRLQRLTGLEQDKIVDEYKEVMSEIANLLDILAKPERITVIITEELQAVQAEFGQAGNDTGRRSRIEMNATELFTEDLITPQDLVVTLSHGGYMKSQPLSEYRAQKRGGRGKQATATKDEDWVDTLFVANTHDTILCFSDRGRMYWLKVWEVPQGGRASRGKPIVNIFPLVDGEKITVILPIKAYEDDKYVFMATRKGVVKKSRLSDFSNPRKAGIIAVDLDEGDHLVGAAITDGQHDVMLFSDAGKAVRFDENDVRPMGRTARGVRGMNLEASHEVIAMLVAPAETAGALEAGVDPATLPGSVLTATANGYGKRTPITEYTRHGRGTKGMIAIQTTERNGKVVAAVLVSEQDQIMLITTGGILVRTRVSEIREMGRVTQGVTLINVDEGTELSGLQRIAEGDDDSELDDESDESVDNQAAEGEEPESNV; translated from the coding sequence ATGGAAATTACACAAAATAACGCCGCTAAAGAGACACTCCCGATATCCCTAGAAGACGAAATGCGTCGCTCCTACCTAGATTACGCTATGAGCGTGATCGTAGGTCGTGCGTTGCCTGACGTAAGGGATGGTTTAAAGCCAGTTCATCGTCGAGTTTTGTTCGCGATGCATGAGCTTAATAACGATTGGAATCGTGCTTATAAGAAATCTGCCCGTATTGTGGGTGACGTAATTGGTAAATATCACCCGCACGGCGACTCAGCGGTTTACGACACGATTGTGCGTATGGCTCAGGATTTCTCCTTGCGTTATATGTTGGTGGACGGTCAAGGTAACTTTGGTTCAGTAGACGGTGATAACGCTGCTGCGATGCGTTACACGGAAATCCGTTTAGCTAAGATTGCCCATCAGCTATTAGATGATCTTGATAAAGAAACGGTTGATTTTGGGCCGAACTATGACGGTAGTGAAAAAGAACCGTTGATTCTTCCAGCCAAGATCCCTAATTTATTGATTAACGGTTCTTCAGGTATTGCCGTTGGTATGGCAACCAATATTCCTCCTCATAACTTGGATGAAGTGGTCTCAGGTTGTTTACATTTATTGAGTCATCCTGATTGCACGATCGATGATTTAATGGAAATCATCCCAGCGCCTGATTTCCCGACTGCCGGCATCATTTATGGCATTTCTGGTGTGAAAGATGGCTACCGTACAGGCCGTGGTCGCGTGGTTATGCGCGCGAAAACTCATTTTGAAGACATGGACCGTGGTTCACGCCAGGCCATTATTGTTGATGAGCTGCCTTATCAGGTTAATAAAAAGACTTTACTTGAGCGTATTGCTGAGCTGATCACTGAGAAGAAGGTGGAAGGTATTTCAGATATTCGCGATGAGTCTGATAAGTCAGGTATGCGCGTCGTCATTGAGTTAAAACGTGGTGAAGTGCCTGAGGTTGTTCTAAACAACCTTTACAAGTTTACTCAGCTACAAGATACCTTTGGTATGAATATGGTGGCGTTGGTGGATAACCAGCCACGCTTATTGAACTTGAAGCAAATGTTAGAGTGCTTCTTGTCGCACCGTCGCGAAGTTGTAACGCGTCGCACGGTATTTGAATTGCGCAAAGCACGTGACCGTGGTCATGTTTTAGAAGGTTTAGCGGTTGCTTTGGCAAACATTGATGAATTCATCAAGATTATTAAAGCTGCGCCAACACCGCCAGAGGCTAAGAAAGAGCTATTGCTTAGATCTTGGGATTCTTCTGTGGTTCGCGAGATGTTATCAAGAGCTGAGAAAGATGCCCCTGGTGGTCGCAACTCATTCCGCCCAGAGGATTTAGATCCAACCATCGGTATGCAAGAAGATGGTTTGTATCGTTTATCCGATAGCCAGGCCCAAGAAATTTTGCAAATGCGTTTGCAACGTTTGACAGGTCTTGAGCAAGATAAGATTGTTGATGAATACAAAGAGGTGATGTCTGAGATTGCTAACTTGTTAGATATTTTGGCAAAACCAGAGCGTATTACGGTCATCATTACTGAAGAGTTGCAGGCTGTTCAGGCTGAGTTCGGTCAAGCGGGTAATGACACAGGCCGTCGCTCACGCATTGAGATGAATGCTACAGAATTGTTTACTGAAGATTTAATTACGCCGCAAGATTTGGTTGTGACCTTATCTCATGGCGGTTACATGAAGAGCCAGCCATTATCCGAGTACCGTGCTCAGAAACGCGGTGGTCGAGGTAAGCAAGCGACTGCTACTAAAGATGAGGATTGGGTAGATACATTATTCGTGGCAAATACGCACGATACGATTCTTTGTTTTTCCGATCGTGGCCGTATGTATTGGTTGAAGGTTTGGGAGGTTCCTCAAGGTGGGCGTGCTTCTCGTGGTAAACCAATTGTGAATATTTTCCCATTGGTTGATGGCGAAAAAATTACAGTGATTTTGCCAATTAAAGCCTACGAAGATGATAAATATGTGTTTATGGCGACTCGCAAGGGTGTTGTGAAGAAATCTCGTTTGTCTGATTTCTCTAACCCACGTAAGGCAGGCATTATTGCGGTTGATTTGGATGAAGGCGATCACCTAGTGGGCGCTGCGATTACCGATGGTCAGCATGATGTGATGTTGTTCTCCGATGCTGGTAAAGCTGTGCGCTTTGATGAGAATGACGTGCGTCCAATGGGTCGAACAGCTCGCGGAGTAAGAGGTATGAACCTAGAAGCCTCTCATGAAGTGATTGCAATGCTAGTCGCTCCTGCGGAAACAGCGGGTGCGCTTGAGGCAGGTGTTGATCCTGCGACATTGCCTGGTAGCGTTTTGACAGCAACAGCTAATGGTTACGGTAAGCGTACGCCAATCACTGAATACACCCGCCACGGTCGTGGCACGAAGGGCATGATTGCTATTCAGACAACTGAGCGTAACGGTAAAGTGGTTGCGGCAGTGTTGGTGTCCGAGCAAGATCAAATCATGTTGATTACAACAGGCGGTATCTTGGTGCGTACGCGCGTGTCAGAGATTCGTGAAATGGGCCGTGTTACACAAGGTGTTACCTTGATTAACGTGGACGAAGGTACGGAGTTATCAGGCTTGCAACGTATTGCTGAAGGTGATGATGATTCTGAATTAGATGATGAATCTGATGAGTCTGTTGATAATCAAGCAGCTGAAGGTGAGGAGCCTGAGAGCAATGTTTGA
- the serC gene encoding 3-phosphoserine/phosphohydroxythreonine transaminase has translation MFDQRVYNFAPGPATLPEEVLKQAASEMLNWQGLGMGVMEVSHRGKAFMACYEEAVADLRELMNIPDSYAVLFLQGGAIGMNAAIPMNLMPLASKAPKADFIATGIWTEKSIKEAAKYGEAHIAASSQANGYTTIPDQKDWQLSDDAAYVHICSNETVGGLEFQDVPKVAKPLVADVSSNILSRVWDVNQFGVLFGGAQKNIGPAGLSILIVRKDLLGHAMPITPTIWDWAKQAESDSMLNTPPTFSVYLAGLVFKWLKRQGGVAAIEQKNIQKSNLLYECIDQSSLYVGKIDQRYRSRMNVTFYLQDEALNDAFVAGAAKQGLMNIKGHKSVGGMRASIYNAMPIEGVQALVDYMKEFERGQ, from the coding sequence ATGTTTGATCAGCGGGTTTATAACTTCGCACCTGGGCCAGCTACGCTTCCTGAGGAAGTTTTAAAGCAGGCTGCTTCTGAAATGCTCAATTGGCAAGGTTTGGGCATGGGGGTGATGGAGGTGAGTCACCGCGGTAAAGCATTTATGGCTTGCTATGAAGAAGCTGTTGCTGATTTACGTGAGTTGATGAATATCCCTGATAGTTATGCCGTTTTGTTTTTGCAAGGTGGCGCTATTGGTATGAATGCCGCTATTCCAATGAATTTAATGCCGCTAGCATCTAAAGCTCCTAAGGCAGATTTCATTGCAACAGGTATTTGGACTGAAAAATCAATTAAAGAAGCAGCTAAATATGGCGAAGCTCATATCGCTGCATCTAGTCAGGCCAATGGTTACACCACCATTCCAGATCAAAAAGATTGGCAGTTATCAGATGATGCTGCTTATGTGCATATTTGCTCCAATGAAACGGTTGGGGGTCTTGAGTTTCAGGATGTTCCAAAAGTAGCTAAGCCTTTGGTTGCTGATGTATCCAGCAATATTTTGTCTCGAGTGTGGGATGTTAATCAGTTTGGCGTTTTGTTTGGAGGCGCACAAAAAAATATTGGTCCAGCCGGATTGAGTATTTTGATTGTGCGTAAAGATTTATTGGGTCACGCTATGCCTATCACCCCAACTATTTGGGATTGGGCAAAACAAGCTGAGAGTGACTCCATGTTAAATACACCTCCTACATTTAGCGTGTATTTGGCAGGATTGGTTTTTAAGTGGCTTAAACGTCAAGGTGGTGTTGCAGCCATAGAGCAGAAAAATATTCAAAAATCTAATTTGCTCTACGAGTGTATTGATCAGAGTAGTTTATATGTTGGCAAGATTGATCAGCGCTATCGTTCACGCATGAATGTGACGTTTTATTTGCAAGATGAAGCGTTGAATGATGCCTTTGTCGCTGGCGCTGCTAAACAAGGTCTTATGAACATTAAAGGACATAAGAGTGTTGGTGGCATGAGAGCTAGTATTTATAACGCGATGCCTATTGAAGGTGTGCAAGCCTTGGTGGATTACATGAAGGAGTTCGAGCGTGGCCAATGA
- the pheA gene encoding prephenate dehydratase: MANDDKDLAPLRARIDALDQELLELLGQRAKAAQEVGKVKHGTNAPVFRPERERQVIDGLIAKNKSAIAPEGITYIWREIMSACRALEAPVRVAYLGPAGTFSEQAAFAQFGQSINGVPCATIDEVFRAVDAGAADFGVVPVENSSEGAVSRTLDLLLDTDLRITGEVALMIKHHLLTKSGTLDGVTRVCAHPQALAQCQRWLATNTPKLERQAVSSNGEAAKIAAEDATIAAIAGDIAQQQYGLSPVQSSIQDDPHNRTRFVVISHGSCQASGKDQTSVILSVTNKPGAVYHLLAPLAKHGVSMNRFESRPARRGTWEYFFYIDIDGHASEPKVAAALAELETEAAFFKNLGSYPRSH, translated from the coding sequence GTGGCCAATGACGATAAGGATTTAGCACCATTACGTGCTCGAATTGATGCGCTCGATCAAGAATTGTTAGAGTTATTGGGGCAGCGTGCAAAAGCGGCCCAAGAGGTTGGCAAGGTCAAACACGGTACGAATGCACCAGTATTTCGTCCTGAGCGTGAACGCCAAGTCATTGATGGCTTGATTGCAAAAAACAAAAGCGCTATCGCTCCTGAAGGTATCACTTATATTTGGCGCGAAATTATGTCTGCTTGCCGTGCTCTAGAGGCGCCGGTGCGAGTAGCTTATCTTGGGCCTGCCGGAACTTTTTCTGAGCAAGCTGCTTTTGCTCAATTTGGCCAGTCAATTAATGGGGTGCCTTGCGCTACGATTGACGAGGTGTTTCGTGCGGTGGATGCGGGCGCTGCCGATTTTGGTGTGGTGCCGGTTGAAAACTCTTCTGAGGGCGCCGTATCAAGAACCTTAGATTTGTTGTTAGATACTGATTTAAGAATTACGGGTGAAGTTGCGTTGATGATCAAGCACCACTTGTTAACTAAGTCTGGCACTTTAGATGGTGTGACGCGTGTATGTGCGCATCCACAGGCGCTAGCTCAGTGCCAACGATGGTTGGCAACCAATACACCGAAGCTGGAGCGTCAAGCGGTGAGTAGTAATGGTGAGGCAGCGAAGATTGCAGCGGAAGATGCCACTATTGCGGCGATTGCTGGTGATATTGCTCAACAACAGTATGGGCTATCTCCTGTGCAAAGTTCGATTCAGGACGATCCGCATAACCGCACGCGCTTTGTCGTGATTAGTCATGGCTCGTGTCAGGCTTCAGGTAAAGATCAAACTTCAGTTATTTTGTCGGTCACAAATAAGCCTGGCGCTGTTTATCACTTGTTAGCACCTTTGGCTAAGCATGGGGTATCCATGAATCGTTTTGAGTCACGCCCAGCTAGACGTGGCACATGGGAGTATTTCTTTTATATCGATATCGATGGTCACGCAAGTGAGCCTAAAGTTGCCGCAGCGCTTGCTGAGTTAGAGACTGAAGCAGCATTCTTCAAAAATTTGGGGTCTTATCCCCGTAGTCACTGA